GTGATGCGATCCTCATCGATATCGGCGGCCGCAAGGATGGCTATCCGAGCGACATGACCCGCGTCGGCTATTGCGGCGCCCCGCCGAAAGGCTTCGAGGAAGTCACGGCCATCGTGGAACTCGCGGTGCAGGCGGCCATCGCCGCAGCGCGGCCGGGCGTAAAGGCATCCGACGTCGACCGCGCCGCCCGCGAAACGATTGCAGCGGCGGGCTTCGGCGACTGCTTCCTGCACCGGACCGGCCACGGTCTCGGCATTGACACTCACGAGCGGCCCTATATCACCGCGACGTCCGACGTCCTTCTTCAGACTGGCAATGTCTTTTCCATCGAACCGGGCATCTACCTGACCGACCGGTTCGGCGTACGGCTGGAAGAGATCGTCCTCCTGCGCGAGACCGGCGCGGAAGTACTCTCTGAACTATCCCGCAAGCCGGTCCGCGTTAGCATTTGAGGAGTGACTAGGTATGTCGAAGATTATCATTCGTAGACCTGAGGCAGAGGATGGCGATGACATTGCCGCCATTTACGCTGTTGAGGAGGTTGTAGGGTTCACCGCGCAACTCCCGTATCGTGATGTCCAGTTCTGGCGAGATTTTTACCGCACGCGCGACCCGGAGGGTATGGAACTGGTGGCCGAGATCAACGACCGTGTGGTCGGTCATCTCGGCATGATCCTCAACCGCGCGCCGCGCCGCAAGCATGTCGGCAGCTTTGGCCTCTGCGTCCATGTGGATTTTCACGGGCAGGGCGTTGGTCGGGCATTGATGGCTGAAATGATCAACCTTGCTGACAACTGGCTCAACCTTGTCCGCCTTGAATTGTCGGTGGCTTCTGAAAACAGTCGTGCCATTGCGCTCTATCGAAGCTTCGGCTTCGAGACCGAGGGCGAGTTCAAGATGGATCTGTTCCGCAACGGTCGTTATGGAAACACAACCCAGATGGCGCGACTGCGAGTTCCAGTGGGGTCGTGACCCTACCTCCTATCCGCAGCTCGATCAATTTCTATGCTCGGCTCGGTCTTTCAGCTTTCCGATTCGTTTGG
The DNA window shown above is from Dickeya dadantii NCPPB 898 and carries:
- a CDS encoding GNAT family N-acetyltransferase, producing the protein MSKIIIRRPEAEDGDDIAAIYAVEEVVGFTAQLPYRDVQFWRDFYRTRDPEGMELVAEINDRVVGHLGMILNRAPRRKHVGSFGLCVHVDFHGQGVGRALMAEMINLADNWLNLVRLELSVASENSRAIALYRSFGFETEGEFKMDLFRNGRYGNTTQMARLRVPVGS